One Dromaius novaehollandiae isolate bDroNov1 unplaced genomic scaffold, bDroNov1.hap1 HAP1_SCAFFOLD_95, whole genome shotgun sequence genomic region harbors:
- the LOC135326012 gene encoding ras-related GTP-binding protein C-like, protein MALEFGAAEEPALVGGSFGAADSFPKDFGYGEEEEAAELEGETAELEREGEGEGEGEAAEAAEGPGPGGDAGGADSKPWILLMGLRRSGKSSIRKVVFHKMSPNETEFLESTDKIYKDDISNSSFVNFQIWDFPGQVDFFDPTFDYEMIFRGTDALIYVIDAQDDYVEALTKLHTTVSKAYKANPEMNFEVFIHKVDGLSDKHKIETQSDIHQRANDDLTDAGLEKLHLSFYLTSIYDHSIFEAFSKVVQKLIPQLPTLESLLNIFVSNSGIEKAFLFDVVSKIYIATDSSPVDMQSYKLCCDMIDVVIDISCIYGLKEDGTGSAYDEESMAIIKLSTAVLYLKEVTKFLALVCILREESFERKGLIDYNFHCFRKAIREVFEVGVASHRTCGHQASTSKQ, encoded by the exons ATGGCGCTGGAGTTCGGCGCGGCGGAGGAGCCGGCTCTGGTTGGGGGTAGCTTCGGGGCCGCGGACTCGTTTCCCAAAGACTTCGGctacggggaggaggaggaggcggcggagcTGGAGGGGGAGACGGCGGAGCTGGagcgggagggggagggggagggggagggggaggcggcggaggcggcggaagggccggggcccggcggcgacGCGGGCGGCGCGGACTCCAAGCCCTGGATCCTGCTCATGGGGCTGCGGCGCAGCGGGAAGTCTTCCATCCGGAAG GTGGTATTCCACAAAATGTCTCCCAATGAGACTGAGTTCTTGGAAAGTACTGACAAGATCTACAAAGATGATATTTCCAACAGTTCATTTGTGAATTTCCAAATATGGGATTTTCCTGGACAGGTGGACTTTTTTGATCCAACATTTGATTATGAGATGATCTTCAGAGGAACAGATGCTCTAATATATGTTATCGATGCCCAG GATGACTACGTGGAAGCTTTAACAAAACTCCATACCACAGTTTCTAAAGCCTACAAGGCCAATCCAGAAATGAACTTTGAAGTTTTTATTCATAAAGTTGATGGTTTATCAGATAAGCATAAAATAGAAACTCAGAGCGATATTCATCAGAGGGCCAATGATGACCTTACAGATGCTGGGCTTGAAAAACTTCACCTTAG CTTTTATTTGACCAGTATCTATGACCATTCAATATTTGAAGCCTTCAGTAAAGTGGTACAGAAGCTAATTCCACAACTGCCGACACTGGAAAGTCTACTAAATATCTTTGTATCG aaTTCAGGCAttgaaaaagcttttctctttgatGTAGTCAGCAAAATCTACATCGCAACAGACAGTTCCCCTGTGGACATGCAGTCATATAAGTTGTGCTGTGACATGATTGATGTAGTGATAGATATTTCCTGTATATATGG GTTAAAGGAAGATGGCACTGGAAGTGCTTATGATGAAGAGTCAATGGCAATTATCAAGCTCAGCACAGCTGTCCTGTACTTAAAGGAGGTAACAAAGTTTCTGGCATTAGTCTGCATTCTTAGAGAAGAGAGTTTTGAGCGCAAAG GTCTGATAGACTACAATTTTCACTGCTTCCGCAAAGCTATTCGTGAGGTCTTTGAAGTAGGTGTTGCCTCCCACAGAACCTGCGGCCATCAAGCAAGCACCTCAAAGCAGTGA